The window CATGCATTatttgtgtttctctcgtcaTCTACATAACCTGCGTAGATAAGGTGGCCCCATTTGATTTTATCGTCACTCTGCCACAAGATGCCGCCTgtcttgctgtctctggaaAAAGGGCCAAACACATTCCGGAGAGCTCCAAGTGTCTCTTGATAACGCCGATGGCCGTCATCCGTGTGGTCACCATCTTCATATGAAACCGCTTCCTCGAGAAATTCACGGACGATTGGCGTGACTACGAGTGGGCCATCTGTAGGATCTACAAATCCACCAGGAACCGCGAACTTCCCACTGCCGTCGGTTCGCCGGATGAGAGCCACCTGCACATGTGACACATCGAAGACACACTGCTGTTTCAAAATAACAAACCGCACCTCCATCGCGCGGTTTGCCTACTCAGTCGCCACACGCAATATTTCTTCGTCACTGAGGAGCTGCCTCCGTGTACATGGAAATTCTTGGTAACGCTGCCTATCGCATATAGGGCGACCTCCGACGTGTACACGACAATTCGCTGGGTTGAAGTATGTCCTGGAATCCCGGTAGAGCGAATCAGAAGCTCTGGGGCGTCTGGGTTTGTCGCGACTCAGGAGGCGCGTGCGGAACCAGGATAATATCTCTACAAGTTGCAGCCTCACCTGAAGTTTCCCGTTAACCGGGTTCCGGGCTGTCAGCAGAGCGTCAGCTGCGTGATTGGCTCCCCACTTGCCGAGCACGCCCCTGCCTGTCAGGTGGTGACGCGGGAAATCGGACGAACTTGAGCAGCGGTCACCGGATTCAGCGCCCTTTGGACTGACCAGACGGCGACTAGCAAAAAGAATCGGATTGAGTGGCCGCCTAGTTCGCGTGTCCAACGCCGCTGGAAAGCAACCCAtacgcgcggagacgcgaaactcATCCAACCACTCCCGTGAACACTAAAAAACGAGACACGAACGGGAACGGTTCTCAGCCACAGCTGCCTTGGGTTTCATCGGGTGCCGGGCCTCTTGAACATCCCTCGAAAGACCAAAAACACGTGCCACAGACACCCTGGTAGGCGCTGTCAAACGTTCTAACATAAACGTACACGTCAGCTGCGTTTTAGCAGCGCTAAGCTTGCCTATACACTCGGTAAAATGAATCAATAAAACACTCCCAGATCACATCGTTTCGCGTCTGCCCGCGGCCCACATCAATGTGCGAGTGCGCTTACGCGTATACAGCAATACTGGGAGTCGCGGTACTTGTCCAATCTCCTTCTGTTCCTCCACATCGTGTGAGGTGGTAGACAGTGCGTCGTCCACTCCAGAGCTACCGGCATCGGATTCGCTAAGTTCCAGCCGCGCACGGAACGCACGAGGACACGAGAACCACGCTGCCTTGAGCAGCGCAGACTTGTGTCGGACGTTCACGTAAGACGGCGCAAGTTCTACCTCTTCAACATTTGCGGAGTGCATCCACGGAGGAAGCGGCTGAACATCGAATCCAGGCACGGGCTGTTGAGACAGAGATCCCCAGTCAAACTCTGCTGAGGAAGGGAAGCCTACAATACAAACGATGCACAGACACTAGCAGCAGCGTTTGTCCTTCATCCTGCACCACAGCACACCAAAACAACGATGCCTGGCCAGAGCACCTACATCGCAGCAATACAGAGAAAGAGCCCGTCCGTAACAGGAAAGCGGGCCGGACTCGCTCTGAGCTACGGAGGATATACGGAAGGCAAGTTGtcccagaagaagaaaattTCTTGCCGCGGATCGCGTCGAGGAAACGCTAGTTGGGCATGACTTGATCCGCGACCGGGCGGACGGAGCACAGGCTCGGCACGTCCTCAGTTTGTGCGTGCCTGTCAAAATATCCTGTAATTCTTACATTTTTGCTCGCGCTCCTGTGGCCAAAGGTCTCCAGGATACCGCAGAATTTTCTGGTACGCCTGGCTTTTGAGAAGACCATCCAAACGCGTCGCTTCCTGTGACTTTGGCGGTTCGGCGCCAAGGGCGCGCCGCGCCAGGAGCTTTCTGGCCAGGAAAATGAGGTGGTACAGCGAAGAACTAGAAGGGAATGACTCCGCTGGCACGGCAATTTTGTTCCGCATTTTCTTCAGCAGTTGTGGAGCACGAGTGTTCTGGTTCAAATGCACGCCTGATAGAGCAGATTCGACGTTTCTAGGAGCCTCGGCGGCACATATCTCTGTTGGAGAGTCAGATAAACAGAGAACGGACACAAGAGTACCAATGAAAATCGTCTGGAATGCGAGCGACGGACGCCATCTCCTCGTTACGTCTCTCCTGACTAGAACAGTGCGCCAGGAGCACATGCGGCTGAGTTGGAAACCCCGTTGAGCCCGACGACCCATCTCCCCTGAAGCCGAGTTACAGCGCCGCATTTTTCTTTCGCACGCGGTGACAAACTGCAATTGAAACAGAAACAGCTTTCGTCGCTCGCGTGGCTGTCACTACAACTCATTTCTGTGGGGctgttcttcgtttttttcagaCAACGCCGCTAAGCGAGACGCAGATTACGTAGGTCACTGAGTTGCGACGTGGCGGAAACCGCTCGCCGAGCGAACGCTCGGTGGAATCGAAGTATCACGCAGCTTTTGATCGCCTGCGTGTTGGACATCCGCTGCTACGAAAAGACGACTAGAGTgactttcttctgcttcaaAGGCGTAATGTGTCGCTGCGCAGCTTacagaacgcagagacgcatCCGACAGCCTCTTACCGCCGCTCAAGCACGTTAAAGGTCATTAACCTTGCTGCAGGCTCGCTTTCGTACAGGTCATCGCGCCCTGGACGAGGTGGGCACAACCAGCTCTGTGCTGTGGCTGGCGCACACCTGGTGACCATCCCGCAACAAAAATACAGACTCGGGAGGGAAACTTCCTCCGGCTCACATCGACGCTTTCCAGGACGGAAAAAACAGCGTCGAGCAGGGGCGGACGATCACAAAGGATACTGCAAAAACCACCGGCAAAATGCTTTCCTGGTCCTTCCCCCATCTTTTCGCAGGCTGGCAAACGCAGCACGTGCCCGGTGGTAAAACAGTGGGGTCGGCAGTAGCGAATCTGTATACCCGCCACAACAACTGTTCACGCAGCGCGTTTACCcgccgatgcatgcacgtccCAAAGAATGGTGCTCCACGAAGAAATTCCTTTAGCTCCTCCTTGTTGAGCGGCACACTAACAAATTCAATCAACTCGATACGCACTCCGTCATCCTGGCATACTGTGCCGTTCAGATCGTTGCCTCTGGCTTCGGTGTGTGCACCTCAGCTGCCGTCTGCTGGCTCTCAGCGTAGCGACTGCGACTCCGCCGCTTGCTTCCCGTTAGCGTGTTCGGATTCACCGCCTCTCGCCACGAACTCCCCATGAAAGATGGTAAGTTTTCCTCCTGCACATGCGGCATGCTGCGGCATACGAGAAGTCCCCGTCGGTGACGACGGGGGAATTGCGCGCCTGTGTCCAACCAGATGCCAGACTTTTTCTGGAACAGGCAGACGATTATGGGCGCAAAGCGTCTAGAAAACTGGCAGCCTGGCCATCCTCTCCTACAGGATCTAGTGTTCCACATCCATCACAAGCGACTGAAGATTCGACTTGGCGTTCCGTTCCTACGGGTGCACCGAGTTACTCTCTCCCTCTGaacgtttctctcctccctctgaACGTTTCTGACTTCACTCTGCTACGGACAGGCACGTGCTGTCCTGGACGACTCGTTTGTGCAACCGTCTGCGCGGGGTTGTTGGTCTCACCTTTTCCACTTCCTGGATACGGGCCATCACTTTCAGTGGGCAGGAATACCCTATTGTTTGACAGTGTTCACCCTGTCCGGCACCAAGCGCTTTCTTCGGTACGCCttctggagaggaaaggcttGCTGCAGTCGCGTCAAATGAGAGCCTGGAAGCGGCTATTTTGAAAAAGCGCGTTTCGAActcgtcgctgtcgaggTTTGCAAAAGAAGGCTGCCTTCGAGGACCGAAGATTGTTGGTCTTGTTGGCTTCCCCGCCTTGGTCTAtcgttcctctttctctggctCCACACACCGCCTGTCAGCTGTAGTGCCTCTGCGCTTGCATCTGTCCCTGCAGCATAGTCGAAAAGCAGCGGGCTCTCTGCCACGTGGCCGGggggcggggaagaagacagagttGACGGAGGAGCAGAGGCAAGAAATCAAGGAAGCGTTTGACTTGTTTGACACAGATGGCTCGGGATGCATCGACGCAAAGGAGCTCAAAGTGGCGATGCGAGCTCTGGGCTTCGAAcccaagaaggaagaggtaAAACATCCACAGGCCTCCACGTGTTCCTCAACACCAGTGAACACCGGACCGCAGAGGGCCGCTGGAGGATCGGTCACGGAGGAGCAGCGCGCTGCCTTCAGGGGTCTCCGCGGATTTGAGATCGCGAAACCCGCTGGCCCGCGCGCAagcttcttcgtttttcttctgtcgcccGCCAGGGTGTCGAGGCACGCGCTATGCGATCGCTGCGCGGGAGGCAGATCGTCTCCACCGCTGTACGCGTTTTGGCCGTGAGGCGACGTAGCTCGACGACACACAGCCCAGGCTAACGGCTCCAACCAGGCTGAAacgggggggagggggggggggctgcgCCTCGACCTGCTTGTCACATGTGGGGCGCTGCGCCACCGGAGAAGCGCGTCGCGGGTCCGTTTTTACGACCGATGAAGTGGTTCAGGGATTTCGGCTTCTTCTAGAGCTACTCCGCGTCTGCCGTCCAGAGGGCggccctcgctgtctctctggatcGCGCAGCGGGCTACGGCATGTGCAGTGTGTCCCGGTTCGTGGGCTTTGCAGATTCGCAAGATGATCGCGGACGTCGATAAAGACGGCACAGGGAGCGTAGATTTCCAGGAGTTTCTCAGCCTGATGACTGTCAAGATGGTAAGGATCCACGTATGCTGTTTGGACAGTTCTCCGTGCCGCCTCGGTCAAGCGCACGCCGAGACCGACAGGCTAGGGAAGGGTTGCCAAGACGCGGAGGGTCTTCCGCCGGACTTGCATGCGTACCGCCTGAAGAGTGCATGCAtactcacacacacacacgacgCTGTGCCTGGTTTGCATGGAACACATGTCGGACAGAGCTGCAGCGGGTCACGCGTGAAggcgcgggcgcggcgcAACCGTGAGTGACTCACGGGCTCTTTAGGTGCGGGAGCGTGTGCTCGCTGCTGATCTGGGTCTTCACAGGCAGAGCGCGATCCGCGCGAGGAGATTCTCAAGGCGTTTCGGCTCTTTGATGATgacgagacagggaaaaTCTCGTTCAAGGTGAGTGGTACCGGGACTCGTTTCCCCCGAGGCTGCTCAGTGCAGTGTCGTGTCGTGCACCGCTGTGTGGGTGTTGGGAAACGCTTCTTTCCATCAACTCCAAAGTGAGACGCAAGACCGAAGCAGTTTCTGTAGGCTACGACCCGCACCCGCCTGCCGTTGCCAAATGGGAAGACGGCACTGTAGCCTGCAGACGGATGCGCGGCAGTCTCTTCTGCAACGCACGCGAGGATCCTGTCTGGACGTGCCTCAGAGGAAGAGTATTACGGCGAAAGAGTAGTTCCGTGGAACACCGGTGACACAGCTTGTCAACTGGGAAGGCCTGTGGCTGGGTGGTGTGTCGCACGTGGCATACAGAATTTGAAACGCGTCTCAAAAGAGCTCGGCGAGAATTTGACGGATGAAGAACTTCAGGAAATGATTGACGAGGCCGACCGCGACGGCGATGGTGAAATCAATGAAGAGGAATTTATTCGTATCATGAGAAAAACAAATCTTTTCTAGAAAACGCTTGAAGGCAATCTTGCTCTTGTTCTTTTTAATGGTTCGGGGACTTTGccgaggggagaagcgacagatCCGGGGACTCCAAGATTCGCATGCTCGGCTTCGCCCGAGCCAgtctgcagctgctgcggcaCCCACCGCGAGAATTACTTTTCGCTGCCTTACAGGGCATCGCAGAGATCCTTTGTCTATTGTCAACAGGGAGAGTCGACTTTTTTTCATCCCATGGTGGCCGCTCCGTTGCGCGAGTTTATACTCCGCAGCGGCCGCCGGTTCGTTGCAGACTCTTTGTAaacgtttctttttctgtgagCCTCTGGCGCCGCTGGGCTGTTGTTTTTCCTATCTGTCTGACCGGTTCTATGAAAGCTTCTCAGCTGTCTTGACATGTGGCGCCTAGCCGGTGCGTGCCCTGAGGCCCGCAGGAAATGTGCGAGAGGGCCTCGGTCGTGAGTGGAGAGTCGCTCTTGGAGGTCCGCTATCCTCCAGTTGTTCTTGCTCGCGAAAACGTCGCCAGAGTGCTTCCACTAACCACGCTCCGGATCCATTATGTCAGGCAAACGTTCCTCCGTTGCCCCTCGGAGGCAGCTTGCTTTCCCGCCCACACCGCAACGCAGCACGGCGTGCGCGCCAGAGAGTAGTCAGCACGGCAGGGGTTTGTGTCATGAATGTGGCATTTGCAAGCCTAGGCAGAGCCAACTATGGACCCACAGGTGCATTCCAGAACTTTGCCGAAACCTGCCGTCGGCTGCCTGCACTAGTACCACCCTGTTGTCGCCCCAAGCACACGTCAGGGAAGTGATAGCGGACCCACACGAGAGCAGCTGCTTCAATAGCAGGAGCAGTGTCTGCACCACAAGTGGTATCGGAGGGATTCGGcgctcgagaggcgcgagaagacagctgACTGTGTTGCCCGGTTAGACATGACGTCTTGGCAGAAGACGGCGTTCTCATGGTTCGCAGTTTGCCACTGCGCCATGCGCGCAATCTTCAGAGGGGAGTGCGTTTAACAGGACACgtcgcctcgtctgcctccacgaacgtgtatatgtgtacagGTTAAGGAAGTGGCGTGCCTCTGGAGTCAACGTGCGCTGGAGGATCAACTCGGCGTCGGTCCTCCCGATTCGCCGGACCGGAAACGCTGCATTCTTTAGCATTCCTCAGCTGCTCGGGCGACCGGAAACTTAGACACGATAGAGCTTCTGCATGCTTTTCGCTAGTGTGCtttgcgagagagaacatgAGGGACACTCCGCCGGGCTGCCCACACGCATGGTGTGGTCTGAAAATTTGAGCAATCTCAGACTGTTCTTTTGGCAGAGAAACTCCTGTGAATTTCGGTCGACACTCGGAAAGATCTCTAAGTGTGCGGTGGCAAAAGGTGTCTACAAAGCGTGAGAGACTGCGCCACAGATAcagttttttttttcaaACCAGCTACATGACTGGTACCTGCGCGGGACGCGGAGCCCCGCGACAGCTTGTCGGCAGGAAGTCGGCACTATACGGTAAAGAGACTTGCAGGTGAGAAGCTGCAGTAACGCATACAGCTAGCAAGACTGCAACGAAAATGGCAACAGACACACTGGAAGTTTCACCCCTGAATGAAACCTAAGAGGTCCTAGATGTGCCCCGGCAGGATTGTGCACCGCCGGGACAAAGGCACCGGACAAAGACGGAACGCCTTGCAGAACATTTGGGAACTGACAGTGGTTTCGAGCTTCTGGATCCTGTTCCAAAAAGTTTTTGAACCTTCTGCGAGCTCGCTGAGGTAAGGGACAAAAAGCGTTTCTTTCTCAATCCAATATGCCGGTTGAAAATCGCGGACAGTGTGTAGGTGACTTGTCTTTCAGGATTCGCATGCAAACGCATGCCACGGATGCCGTCTACGAGATTCACTAGAGGCCAGCCTTGGTAGGTCACCTTGACACGTGGCAGACAGTACTCTTTTTGCAGAAACATATTGCTTCATGCTTTGTTCTCCTAGTCTCACTTTTGTTCGCATATCGACGGTCCTCATCCGAGTTCGGCGCTGAGCCTTCTGCTTCGGACTGTCTGGGTGAGCTGGCCTCCGACTATGCTTCAGTACCGGAGATTTGGTGGTTTTCCTTGCCTTTGCTTGCTTCAGAGactttttctgcgttttgtCGTGTCTTCGTCCCGTTTCAGCCGtgcttgtttctctcgctgacTGTTGTCCGGGTACTCTTTCCCTTGCGCACGATCAACACTGCCTTTCTCCGGCCTCTGATCACATGCTTTGTGGATTGTGTGCCTGGTgttccgttttctgtctccgaaTTTGCTTTTCCTGAGCTTTTCCTGCTCGTACACCTCCACCTGGAGCTGGCTGCCGCGTTCCCCGGGGAAACCATAGAGAACCCTGACCAGCCGAAAGTTAGCATATGCCTCAATGTTTCACTATTTCTGTACCCGGACCTTAGGCTCGGGTCCGTAAAATCTCCAAGCGCTTCGAGCTGCATGTACACCCCAGACAGCTCTCCGCCGCTGCCGACACCGTTGCTGTGCCGTCAACCTACGAGGTCTTCGGCGTCGATGAAGCGTCTTTTCAGACActgacgcagagagacgtaTTTTCTGTTTCATTTGTCGTTCAGCAGGAAACCGGACGCGAACCCGGCATTTGGCCGCGCTGTCCCTTTGTCTGGGAATTCTTCCGGTGGTCTTTTTGTTCTCCGCACTTGAGTGATAACGCCATGGGAATCGAAGGCGCGAACAGTGGCGCTAGTGCGCGTAACGCAGATGGAGGGAATCGGTGGTGTCTGATTGAAAGTGACCCCGGAGTCTTCACAGAGCTCGTTGAGAAGGTGGGAGTAAAAGGCGTTGAGTTCGATGAGATTTTCGGCGTCGATGAGGAATCGTTCCAGGCactgaagcagagagaccgaaAAATCTTcggtttcgttttcctcttcaacTGGACAAAGGACGCCGCAGGAGCGGCGGCTGGCGAGGCAGCTGacgccggcggcgaggacgtAGCGATGGAGGATGCTCTGAGCGCTGCCCAGTCCCACCCGGACCTTTTCTTCGCGAAACAGGTCAGCAGTGAAGAACGAACACCGACGTTTTCGGGCGAAAACAGCGGACACAGACTTTGCTCAGACACGCGGGATGCAGGTCGCTGGCGGCTTCCCTTCACGCAGAAACACCCTCCAGttatgagatacagacaacTAACTTCTTTGTGGCCGCTGGTACACCGCCACCCACTGGACTGGTTAAGACCGCTCACACTGTTGGGTTTCAACACCCTACGACAGTAAAGTTCTTCCACGTCAGTTGCATTTTAGGCGCCGtcgcaggagaaagacaccAAGACACCGACGCTGTCAGCCGGAAGTAcaggctctcgcgccttggagtcacacacacacacacacacacacgtgcgtCGTCTCGGCACTGGAAGACGGCGCAACGGCAACCCCGCTTTCggtctgtctcgcgcgctgctcctctggaggcgcgagaaacggTCTCTTGATAGATACCCCCTGCCGTGTTTCGGGAAGATACAGAACTGTTTGAATGGTTGCGTTAGAGGAAATGGACAGTAGGTGGACAACCCGGTAGAAAGGGGGCGCTCGTTTCGGAAGCAAAAAATTCGGGAAGATCCAGAAACACGTTTGTGCTGCTCTCTTCAGGTCATCGAGAACGCATGCGCCAGCCAAGCCATCTTGTCCATTCTTGTCAACAAACGAGACGAAATTAAAGACGTTGGCTCCACAATCCGTGCACTCGTCGACTTCACCAAGGACTTCCTCGACCCTCAAATGCGTGGCGAGGCCATAGGCAACTCGTAAGCTCAGCTGTCGAGTCGGGTTTCACTGGAATTTCTTTCTGAATAAAAGATGCCGGGGTGACGGAATACACAGGGACGAACCTCTGTGTCgagtttctctgtgtgtggcCGTGACCGCTGTCGTTGCCTCTCGATCTGCTTCGGCTTCAGCCCTCGATGGGGCTGTGCTTCCTGTCTCGGTGGAAAACTGTGAGAGTCGAAGGCCTTGGCCGTATCGCGTACCTggttcttcgtctgtcttgTTTAACTTCGGGGTGCGTCGTCAGTTTTAGGGTTATAGTCGCGTGGCAGACTATCTGGGCATCCGCCTCAAAGGTCGCCGGCTCTGACGCGAAAGTTGGAGCCTGAGCAGCTGATTCCCACGCTCCATGGCACCAGACGCTCctcggttttcttctccacgtGCTGCGCTGCGGAGCCCCGTTGTGTTTCGTTTCCTAGGGAGCATATACGAGCTGCGCACAACTCCTTCAGAAGTTCCAGTCCGTTTGACTGGAcggacgacgacgacgagaaggagaaggaagacgcctTCCACTTCGTGTCTTATATCTTTTTCAAGGGCAATGCGTATGAGATGGACGGCCTCCAACCGGTGGGTGCTCATACGGAGGCACTACAAGAAAAAgcaggctgtctccgcttcttaGTCTCAGACAGCATTTCCTATGCTCCTTAGCACCACAGCTATCTAATCATACCGTACGTAAAGATAATTCTTTGCCCTCTTTTTACAGTGTGGGCATCGTTTCCCAACACacctttctctgtcgttcccctctctttttatCACAATATAGGTAGATGATGTCTTGTACACATGATCCGCGATCCAGTTTTTTTTCATCTCTCCCTCcggtctctttcttctgttccgccctcctgtttctctctcgtgtctctccctctcttctctttcctctctctgccttgcgtcgctgtctctctgtcctttcccCTCCCTTCGTCTTGCTGCGGCGTTTCGTCTACGGAGttgcgccgcttctccgtgCCGTGTCGCTGCGCGCTCGACCGTTTGCCCGTCTGCCGTGCGCGAAGAGAAATGCTGTCTGATCTTGCCCAGCGCTGAGGCACACGCGAGactttcgctgtctccgcaacGTCTGCGCATTCCACAGGGCCCCAAAAATTTGGGTTCCTGCGACGAGAGCAGCTGGACGGAGATTGTGAGGAAGCGGCTTCAAAGCAGAATTGCAAAGTGAGTTCTGATAGAAACCGCCAgtggaggaaaaagagacttCGTCTCCCGTCGGCTGGCatccgtcttctttcgacACTGCCTTGTCCGTGGGATCGTGTAGCCTCGAAGGCgggccgtcgcctgcgctaCGAAACGTCGTGACGCCTACGCATCTCTACAaacgtctgcatgcacgcatgtaCAGTTACACGTTTGTGCATAGCGATACACGTAAGCATCAAAGTTAAAGCGTACTCAATGTAGttctacatatatgtgtctTGAACTATGTGGACGTTTTGCCATCTACCTTGCTGAATGTTTGCTTTCTTTGCGCGTGCCGGAGAACAACGGTGACGCAAGTCTGTGCAAGGTCCAagcctctctgtgtcggtgcatgcgcacggTGGGAAAACAGGATtcagaaggcggcgagcggcgagcTGCGTTTCAACCTCATGGCTGTGACGGAAGATAACTTGTCGAAACTCCAGGAAGACATCTTCCGCCAGAGGTGAGCCCACAGAAACACCTAGGACCGCGTTGGCTAGGTGAACGCATCGCGGTTCCTCAGTGCAGTGAGCGAAAGCTCGTTTGATCTCCGTGGACGGAGTTCCGTATTCGGTTCTCTGTGTTTCGAttcgtttgtttccttcgGAAGCAAaactcgcttttttctcaaTTCCCCCGTTTCGTTCACGGTCTTGTTTGTCCACACATTCTCCCGGAAACCCCGGAACAGAGGTCTTCTCCACGGGCCCCGCTGACAGTTGCATTCTTGGCGcgtcccttttctccgtttgcTCTCCATGTCTTTTCGTGCAGGGCGATTGTCCAGCGAGCAAAGGTCAAACTGATCAGCTCTGGCAAAGACATCGAACTCGACGACGAGGTCGACGACGACGCGGCCCCCGCAGGGACGCCGACGATCGACGAGCTCCCCGATGACATCGCCGCTCTCGAGACTGTGAGAACAACGGAACtcaacgcgagaaaaaacaagagacagcaaaggaaagcgggaacaagagaaacgagagagcgaacgaagagagagtgagGAAGATGAACGAACCGCgaacacaagagagaagaccaggAGGGTCTTTTTTGGGTTGCACTCGCGCATTCACGTCGAGACACCTCGGCGAAAAGCGCCGCAGCTTTTTCGCGATGTGCTGTGGAGAGTTGCGGatcgcgtgtctctcgtgcATTCACTTTTCGTTGGCATCGTCGGTGACAGTGGCGTTAAGGGCAATGGTGCAGGTTTGCTTTCGAGCGTCTGCTTTCCCAACAAAAAGATGAGACAAAGAGCCGGCTGCTGTAAAATCTCAccgagggaaggagacaaccgggaaggcggcgacgcatgcgtgtGGAGAGCGGACTGATGGAGTTTTGCGGGTTCCTGTTTTAGCACGGAGACAcaccttctctccgtgtatatatatatatatatttaatTCGTATATGCTTATACAGTTGTGTAGATAACGAGCTCTGTGTGATTTACagtaatatatatatatatatatatatatgtctgtgtTACGCTTGCGCATGTTTTTGCATAAGAAGCGGAATGGCCTGAATTGGTTTTTGTGTGGGGGAAATCAGAGGTTCGTTTGCGTTCATTAAGGGACAAGTCGACGGTTCCTTTGGCACGGTTTATTTTGCTTTGCGGTCTTTGGTTTTCAGGTCATTCAGGAAGCcgaggacaggaagaaactgTTGAAGgtgcaagaagaggaagaactcgATAAGCgcgctgtacgtacacgtcACTGCGATCTGCGTGGTCCCTGGTGTCCGTTGAAGTTCTTTTTATCCCTCACAATTGTCGAATCGTAAATGACTGTGCAGAGGTTGACACGTGCAGAAGCACTCACACGTTGTGGTCAGAGATAGCTgaccaagagagacagagaaggggaggaaagaagaggatgagGCTGAGAGAAAGCAAGGCGGTTCTCTGTTGCCTGAGCGTGCAGAATTCGAACCCTTTTTCGTTCCCCATATTTCAGCTTTATCCGGTGGCATtatctcttccttcttccgtccCGTTTCCATGCAATAGGAATCTGTAAATCTAAACTGGTTTCCCTCTGTTGTCTTCTTAGCGATGGAAAAAGGAGAATGTTCGGCGCCGTCACGACTTTGTTCCCTTCATCCTGAGCGTCATCCAGTGAGTCACCGAAGCATGCAtgaaaaaaacagcgagTGTAGATACACAACCGTCGCGCTGCTGCTATACAAATAGCTGCATGcttacatatgcatgcataacCTCCATGTCCAATGCCGATATAGCTGCATGGGAAGCAGATAGGATAGTTAACCGGTTCGTAGAGTGTCATGCGCTTCCGTTTGTATTTtattctctcttgtctcaGACAtctcgcgaagaagggcgagcTTGTGAACGCAGTCAAGGCCGCGCAgcagtctgtctctcgacggcagcaggagaggaagaaagcgaaaacggGTGCcacgggcgtctctgcctaAGCGCATGCCGCTGACAACAGGCACAGAATCATATCGTGATGTGCGTACATATATGCAAGCACATGCGTATGCATCTCCACATTGTATGTATGCAAATGTGTGTCTACACGAATAGGTTGTATGTTTGTCCATCTAAGCATATACATGAATGTGCCTATGCACATCTCAACGTGTGTGTACTACATGCAAATGCTTTTACGTCGATGTGTTTGTGTGCGTACCAACTCGTTTCTAGCCATTTCCATTGTTGTTTCTTTTCAAAAGAAGGACAGTTTCCGAGCGACCTCGCACACGAAGCACTTAATGAAGAGGCGCAAAACGGGCGCGTTAAGCATCCGGGTTCATTGGCGACGCATTCTAAAACGCCACAACTTCCTCGCAGTCCTTCCATATCAAGATATCATTTCGCGATATCTCGCTCCATgtagta of the Neospora caninum Liverpool complete genome, chromosome XII genome contains:
- a CDS encoding Calmodulin, related — protein: MHSRKAAGSLPRGRGAGKKTELTEEQRQEIKEAFDLFDTDGSGCIDAKELKVAMRALGFEPKKEEIRKMIADVDKDGTGSVDFQEFLSLMTVKMAERDPREEILKAFRLFDDDETGKISFKNLKRVSKELGENLTDEELQEMIDEADRDGDGEINEEEFIRIMRKTNLF